In the genome of Candidatus Zixiibacteriota bacterium, the window CTGCAGAACCGACGAGGACGGTCCGGATCGCAATTGAAATCACATCCGTCGACAGTTTCATATTCTGGCAGGATCGTCTGTACCGAGTGTACAATCATACTCTTGCCTGTTCCCTTGGGACCGCTGATGAGCAAGCCGCCTATCCTGGGATTGACAATGTTGCAGAGATAAGCTGTCTTGAATTTTTCCTGCCCTACAACAGCAGAGAACAAGTACGGTTTCTTTTCAAGGTCCATGTTTCCACCCACCTGATACAATGACAGTACCGGACGATAGGTAGTCATTCAATCGCTGTCAACCTCAAACGCTGTAGATACGGAGTCGGCTATGCAGGCTCAATGATGATCCGCTAAGAATCGACACCATCAACCTACTCTGTGCTGACATAATATTCACTTGAGCAATAGCATTTTCCGGGTTTGACTAAATGATCCCGATTCCAAGCGATAGAAATATACTCCGCTTGATACTTCCCTGTTCAAATCATCCTGACCATCCCAACACACCTTGGCATAACCGGCACTCAGTTCCCGATCAACTAATACTGTGACTCTTTGGCCAAGCAAGTTATAGACGGCAATTATGACGTGTGATCGTACCGGGACTAAGTATTCAATGACAGTTTCCGGGTTGAACGGGTTGGGTGAGTTTTGCTGCAATACAAAATCGGATGGCATCACTTCCTCATCATGCTCGTCATCTACTGCTGTCCAGATATGGTCGCATACATCTCCCAGGCCATCGTGGTCCGAATCCAGTTGGTCAGAGTTATAGTTCTCGGGACAGTTATCACAATTATCCCCTACCCCATCATAATCGAAGTCGGTCTGATCGTGGTTCGCTATCAGAGGGCAGTTGTCCCAGGCATTGGGAGTGCTGTCGGAGTCAGTGTCTTCGAGATTGCTGAACTCTACTATTGACCAGAACAAACCGTGATGGTAGTACCAGATTTCCCACGTGCCAAACCACCCTGGATATGTAGCGCTATTGCCCCACATCATGATTGGCCCACCATCGAGATATGGAGCTGGTTGGCCGAATGCCCAGAAAATCCATCCACTCGCCTCGCCCGTAACCCAGCAGACAGTATCATCCTCGACCCAACCACCCAGACAGTACTCATCATAGGTGGTTGTATTCACAATGTTGGCAATCACGCTGTCCATGATGAATATGTTCTCTTCGAAGGATGTTACTGTCGCAAGATAGCCATTTAACGTGTCGAGCTTGAGTGTTCTGGCAACACTATCAGCTTCATCCCACCACATAATCTCGGCAATGATACCGTACCAATGACCATTACCACCGCTCTCCTCCGTCCACTGGACAAGATTGACAAGAGAATCGTGTGGGAGTGGCGAGGCCAACGGACCGGAGCTGAAAGCTAAAAGGATGCCGACTGTCAGGCCCAGGGTGCATTTTCCCACTTCCGAATCTCCTTTCGATTCGAGCATGTTGCATGCCGCCAGTAATTGCGACAGAATAACCACGCTACAGACGTAAGGCAATCTCCTTCTGTTCAGCGCAGATTCGCTGATAGTTCGAACAAGGCTGTGCTGGAGCTATTTCCCTCCGGCTAAGAAACAGCCCTGAAGTGCCGATGAAGTACAAAGGTGGCAGAAACTGAGGTAAAGCATTGAGTACAAATCGAGTTCTTCTAGTCGGGGGTGATCAAGGTGGGCTTGGTAATCTGGAACAATTGCTGGCGGCACTTCCTGAAGGTTGGAATACTCAGACCTTGAGTAATAGCGATGAAGCCCTGACAGCTCTCGACGAGGCTGAACAAAATATCATAGTTTCCGCAATGCAGTTGCCCGGAATGAACGGGGCCGAACTGTTGAAGGAGGCAGCCGACCGACATCCGGGAGTTCTACGCTTTCTTGTTTCCGATCAGGGGGATAAGGCAGCTATCCAGCAATCGGCAGGTTTTGTCCACCAGTTCGTGGCAGCGCCCTTTGAGCCCGACACTCTTCGGAAGACTCTGGAAAATTCGCTTGGTTTGCACCAAATACTTTCGGACGAAGAAATATGCTATCGAATTGCAGCAGTAGGTTCCTTACCCAGTCCGCCCAAGCTGTATTCTGAACTCACTACCGAGCTGAGATCAGATACAGCCAATGTTACAAAGATCGCCGATCTGATAAGTCAGGATGTGGGAATCGTGGCCAAGCTACTCCAGACAGTGAACTCGGCCTTCTTTGGTTTATCAAGCCGGGTCGAAAATATCTCGCATGCCATCAATCTATTGGGACTGGACACAGTCAAGAGCCTAGTTCTGTCGGCTGGAGTTTTCGGTGAATTTGAGGATCCCCATCTTCCAGGCTTCTCTATTGAAGACATCTATAAACGCAGCACTATTGTGGGTGCCAAAGCAAGATTGCTGGCTCATGCTTTCGGTTCGGATAGACGCATGACCGATGACGCACTACTGGCGGGCATGTTGTACGATGTAGGTAAATTGTTGATGCTAAGCTATTTCCAGGTAGAATACCATCAGGCGCTAAGTCTCAGTGACGAAAAATCGATTCCGCTGTATCAGGCAGAGCGCGAAGTATTGGGCGCAT includes:
- a CDS encoding HDOD domain-containing protein, which gives rise to MSTNRVLLVGGDQGGLGNLEQLLAALPEGWNTQTLSNSDEALTALDEAEQNIIVSAMQLPGMNGAELLKEAADRHPGVLRFLVSDQGDKAAIQQSAGFVHQFVAAPFEPDTLRKTLENSLGLHQILSDEEICYRIAAVGSLPSPPKLYSELTTELRSDTANVTKIADLISQDVGIVAKLLQTVNSAFFGLSSRVENISHAINLLGLDTVKSLVLSAGVFGEFEDPHLPGFSIEDIYKRSTIVGAKARLLAHAFGSDRRMTDDALLAGMLYDVGKLLMLSYFQVEYHQALSLSDEKSIPLYQAEREVLGACDATLGAYLLSLWGLPDSILEAVALHYEPRKAPNPMINATAAVHLAYATDYDETHNIRKEEDSVADMEYLSKIGVADQLPNLRYFCTGAVA
- a CDS encoding thrombospondin type 3 repeat-containing protein, with amino-acid sequence MLESKGDSEVGKCTLGLTVGILLAFSSGPLASPLPHDSLVNLVQWTEESGGNGHWYGIIAEIMWWDEADSVARTLKLDTLNGYLATVTSFEENIFIMDSVIANIVNTTTYDEYCLGGWVEDDTVCWVTGEASGWIFWAFGQPAPYLDGGPIMMWGNSATYPGWFGTWEIWYYHHGLFWSIVEFSNLEDTDSDSTPNAWDNCPLIANHDQTDFDYDGVGDNCDNCPENYNSDQLDSDHDGLGDVCDHIWTAVDDEHDEEVMPSDFVLQQNSPNPFNPETVIEYLVPVRSHVIIAVYNLLGQRVTVLVDRELSAGYAKVCWDGQDDLNREVSSGVYFYRLESGSFSQTRKMLLLK